GGAGTCAGAATTAACACTCGCAACGCATAGGCATCTCCTCTATTAAGAGGATGCAGAATAAAATCCAGATTAGATTTAGGATCGTCAAATGTTGGCGATGTGAGCTGTTCTAAGTGATGGTGGCGGGATGGTAGTTGGGCTTCTATGTATACTGCAACATCATCCTTATCTAAAGCGATTCCCAACTCAAATTTATCAAAGTCTTGAGTTCCTTGATTAGCTAATTCAATTTGGGCAATGTGTAGTTGGTTGTATTTATACTGCGTGTTTCCATCAGAAATGGTGAGGGGATTACTTTCGCGAGATGCACCCACAGTGTCTTCAAATGTTGGAGACAAATCCACTCGTCGGCCAATCGCTGGTTTTTTATTACGAGCAGCAGAAATAGCTGCCTGAATAATTGCTCCTATTGCAGCGCTGATGACAATTCCCACCGCGAGTATCAATATTGTGTACCAGTGAATATCAGTCCATTTAGTCATTGTCTTATCTGCCGCCTTTTTTTAAGCAATATCTATCGAACAATACTTACCGAGGTTTCAAAGGCGCCTATATTTTTAATGCGATTTTTACGCACCTCGATACAATGCGCTCCACAGTTCCGATGTATTTTACAACGTCTTTTTTTAATAAAACGTAGTTGGATTTTGCCAATTTAAAACAAAATTATCATAGCAAAAAACTACGACTAATAAACTCTACAAATTAATATATAAGTTAAACATATTTTTTGGGTTATCGCTACTACATAAATATAGAGAGGTAAAAATTAAGTAGACTAACATAACTACACGTCGCTAATAAAGCTACTATAGCTAATTATGTTAAACTACTTAATGCTTAGAGAGGTTGAGCGTTAACCCTAACGCTAGAGAAAACCTCTTCGGTAGTGCTTCTCTAAACGCTGGAAGATGCACCAATATTTTTTAATTCTGCCGATTTAAAGAAGCCATAGTAACCTGCTGCTGCTGCTGTGAGGGCATTGAGCCAAACATTGTTTCCAAATATTGGCATTAAGCCAAATGTTGTGTTTGTAAAGGGCAGCAAACCCATGATAGCGATCGCGGCATAGACAATCGCTAAACCGCGATTAAATACAAGCGAACCACTAAAGCTGGTAGCAGCAGTAATTCCTAAAACACCCACTACAATATGTACGGCGTTATGCAAATAATTGGTTGGGAACAAACCCAGGACGTTGCCGTATCCATCACTAAATGTTAAATTCGGTACATTAAGTGGCGCATCGGAGGCAACCGCAGGCACTGAAATAAAGCCCGGTATAAATCCCACGATGCCTATAAACAAGAAGAAGATACCGACGGCTAGGGCAAAGATTCTCTCTTTGTCGATAATACGCGAAACTCGCACAGTATAACTTTCTTGCATTTTCTTACCTCCTTTCCAGAAAAATTCACTGAATAATTGGCCTTGGCGGGAAGTTTGGTTAACTGAGTTACCGTTTTGGTACTCACTGCCGCTGGCGGTTAAACTTTCTGCAAGTAACCTACTTCCTATTCAACTAAATCTATATCAATTTAAATCTACCAAAAGGCATCAGTAAGCGTAATGGTTACGCTTGCTTAGCTATATAATTAGGAAGACTTTATAAAAGTGTTTTGTAACTAAGAATACAAAACATTGCTAATAGCAAATATCATTTTGGCGCGATCGCATCGCATCTAGTATGTAGCTTTGGTAGCTTCTTACCCACGCGCTAGCTACCAAGGCTACTTAAGATGCTGATGTGTAGTTAGGCGGAAGGGGAATTAAAAAGACCCCAATCTTCAATACCGCGCTTGGTAAATATGGCTTCAGCACGGCCAATTTCATCGTCTGTACCATCTACTATGACCAAATAATGATCGCGATGGAGGCGATCGCTATAAGCTCTCGCTTGTTCTTCGGGAATGCCTAGATCGGACATTGCCTTCACCAAACCGCCAATTGCTGCTGCCTCAATACCAGTACTTGCAGTGGTAGCGGCTAATGCCAAACCAACGCTACCTGCTGCTATCACAACTCCCACGCCAGGAATTGCCAGACTTCCCAAGCCAATTAACACGCTGCCCAAGGCACTACCTGCGAGAGTGTTTGCCACCACTCCTGTCGCAGTCTGTACATTTTGCTCGCCAACGCGATCGCTTACTTGGGCACCAGCAATTTGAGGTTCTTTGTCTGCATCCCTGACAATAATGGAAACTTGGTCCATTGGAAAGCCCGACTCTTTCAATAGAATGAGTGCTTGCTCCGCTTCATCCCTGATCGAAAATACGCCAACAGCGTGTTTTTGATGGCTTACAGTCATATCTTCCTCCTTATGCAATCTATGACTAATGGATTGCATTGCAGAATTAATTTGTAATTTATATTGATATTTTTGTATCTTTAGTTACCATATTCATCGATCTAAAGATGTAGCCTATATGCAAATCAAGCATAATCTTATTTTTCATTTGAATACAATACATCCTTCGCAGTGTTTGAACGTAAAAATATCTTGAGAAGTAACAATTTATAGCATTTTATATTTTGGGTTTTGGAAGCTTTGCCCGTAAGTAGTTGCAGAACTTCAACACCACAAGCTTAAACAGTATTAAATGGC
This portion of the Microcoleus sp. FACHB-831 genome encodes:
- a CDS encoding DUF4383 domain-containing protein, with translation MQESYTVRVSRIIDKERIFALAVGIFFLFIGIVGFIPGFISVPAVASDAPLNVPNLTFSDGYGNVLGLFPTNYLHNAVHIVVGVLGITAATSFSGSLVFNRGLAIVYAAIAIMGLLPFTNTTFGLMPIFGNNVWLNALTAAAAGYYGFFKSAELKNIGASSSV